One genomic segment of Arthrobacter sp. zg-Y1110 includes these proteins:
- a CDS encoding LPXTG cell wall anchor domain-containing protein encodes MQESSRPLYARVGALSAAALLAVSGAFIAGPAMADTGDAPQPTETPAAALLQGTEIPASDAGELAPGLEEALQRDLGMTVDEFVAAGDLGKKASDNLERLKATAGFVGIEVLDGSLVITGSGEELLALATELDATVVEPEAPAAEAPSEDQAPEASPALQPSEAAEEKAPADVEAKRASDLRSLLSEYAAATGSADKLQSVSGNIDQGFELKVGEPAEALGSPSARGTAAPMTPQQFDELYSNVTVTYDHGTTLKFEDIPNGSGYLFETAEGAFACSIGFAGFNADGEAAAITAGHCPDGAFPETVLEHHAYALGLFSATYEFGGTETDPGTDIGVIDEINPELTLLPETLQWKNVDDLSATTVKVTGSTAPVVGAPICKSGRTTFWTCGTILQSDHLVNVEGSWVEGFEAELQAAQGDSGGSMISGNLAVGLISAGVPGSGKVTGADLGRAMDVLPGYTLAVHLDAPALTSPANNGTVDTDAAITGTAPAGSTVNLNVDGVDSTVEVAADGTWSFKAPTLVPADEKLTITAQAINGFSKSTVSNFELTVKEAPLPAPVFTTPATVLHSIETIEGTGVAGATVSLTVPGDAEEEEVAAAAVLDTEVDDEGKWSVTLEEPLTYGVYKLSAVQGGIAGKEDSGAATLNLTVAPDAPVITSPTDGQEFVEGSLPNEITGTGTAGVEVTVAVDDEALEAVVVDEDGNWSVPMGDLTVGDYGITAVQTINSAPSANASASITVTAAPVVVNPAPAANPGGGLPDTGAANLGLLAGGGASLLAAGAAALMYNKRRRVSVGA; translated from the coding sequence ATGCAGGAAAGTTCACGCCCGCTCTATGCACGGGTAGGCGCCCTTAGCGCCGCTGCCCTTTTGGCGGTGAGCGGCGCATTCATCGCCGGCCCGGCCATGGCTGATACCGGGGACGCCCCGCAGCCAACCGAAACACCTGCCGCTGCGCTTCTGCAGGGCACAGAAATCCCGGCCTCGGATGCCGGAGAACTGGCCCCCGGCCTCGAGGAGGCCCTCCAGCGCGATCTCGGCATGACCGTCGACGAATTCGTAGCTGCAGGCGACCTTGGCAAGAAGGCTTCGGACAACCTCGAGCGGCTCAAGGCCACTGCGGGCTTTGTCGGCATTGAGGTCCTCGACGGCAGCCTGGTTATCACCGGCAGCGGCGAAGAACTCCTGGCACTCGCTACCGAACTCGACGCCACAGTCGTTGAGCCCGAGGCCCCGGCCGCAGAGGCTCCCAGCGAAGATCAGGCACCCGAGGCGTCCCCGGCGCTCCAGCCGTCCGAAGCAGCCGAGGAAAAAGCTCCGGCTGACGTGGAAGCAAAGCGGGCATCGGATCTCCGGAGCCTCCTGTCCGAGTACGCCGCAGCAACGGGCAGTGCGGACAAGCTGCAGTCCGTCAGCGGCAACATCGACCAGGGGTTTGAACTCAAGGTGGGCGAGCCCGCAGAAGCGCTGGGTTCCCCCTCGGCCCGCGGCACGGCTGCACCAATGACGCCGCAGCAGTTCGACGAGCTGTACTCAAACGTCACGGTCACCTACGACCACGGGACCACGTTGAAGTTTGAGGACATTCCGAATGGTTCGGGCTACCTCTTCGAGACCGCCGAAGGTGCCTTTGCCTGCTCCATCGGTTTCGCCGGGTTCAATGCCGACGGCGAGGCTGCGGCCATCACCGCCGGGCACTGCCCGGACGGCGCATTCCCCGAGACCGTTCTCGAACACCATGCCTACGCCTTGGGCCTCTTCAGCGCCACCTACGAATTCGGCGGCACCGAGACCGATCCCGGTACCGATATCGGCGTCATCGACGAGATCAACCCCGAACTGACCCTGCTCCCGGAAACCCTGCAGTGGAAAAACGTTGATGATCTTTCCGCCACCACGGTGAAGGTCACCGGATCCACCGCTCCCGTCGTGGGCGCACCGATCTGCAAGTCCGGCCGGACAACCTTCTGGACCTGCGGCACCATCCTGCAGAGTGATCATCTCGTCAACGTTGAGGGCTCCTGGGTTGAAGGGTTTGAAGCCGAGCTTCAGGCTGCACAGGGTGACTCCGGCGGATCCATGATCTCCGGCAACCTGGCCGTAGGCCTCATTAGCGCAGGCGTACCCGGCTCCGGCAAGGTCACGGGTGCGGACCTCGGCCGTGCAATGGACGTGCTCCCCGGCTACACCCTCGCCGTGCACCTGGACGCACCCGCGCTGACCAGCCCGGCGAACAACGGCACCGTTGACACCGACGCGGCCATCACCGGCACGGCTCCTGCCGGCAGCACCGTAAACCTGAACGTCGACGGTGTGGACTCGACGGTAGAGGTCGCCGCGGACGGCACCTGGTCCTTCAAGGCACCGACTCTGGTACCGGCCGACGAAAAGCTCACCATCACCGCGCAGGCCATCAACGGGTTCAGCAAGTCCACCGTCAGCAACTTCGAACTGACGGTCAAGGAAGCTCCCCTGCCGGCTCCGGTCTTCACGACTCCTGCCACAGTGCTGCATTCCATTGAGACCATTGAAGGCACCGGCGTAGCCGGCGCCACCGTATCCCTGACCGTGCCGGGCGACGCCGAGGAAGAGGAAGTAGCAGCCGCTGCAGTTCTCGATACCGAGGTCGACGACGAAGGCAAATGGTCGGTAACCCTCGAGGAACCGCTGACGTACGGCGTCTACAAGCTGTCCGCAGTCCAGGGCGGCATTGCCGGCAAGGAAGACTCGGGGGCAGCGACGCTGAACCTTACGGTCGCACCCGACGCTCCGGTGATCACCTCCCCAACTGACGGCCAGGAGTTCGTTGAAGGTTCACTCCCCAACGAAATCACCGGTACCGGCACCGCCGGCGTCGAGGTGACCGTTGCGGTCGATGACGAGGCCCTCGAAGCCGTAGTCGTGGATGAAGACGGCAACTGGTCTGTTCCGATGGGCGATTTGACCGTGGGCGACTACGGAATCACGGCCGTACAGACCATCAACAGCGCTCCGTCGGCCAACGCCTCCGCGAGCATCACGGTCACCGCAGCCCCGGTTGTGGTGAACCCGGCTCCGGCCGCTAACCCGGGTGGCGGACTGCCTGACACCGGCGCCGCCAACCTCGGCCTGCTGGCCGGAGGCGGAGCATCCCTGCTCGCCGCCGGTGCCGCAGCGCTGATGTACAACAAGCGCCGCCGGGTTTCTGTGGGCGCCTAA